Within the Sylvia atricapilla isolate bSylAtr1 chromosome 10, bSylAtr1.pri, whole genome shotgun sequence genome, the region CTGGtgtggggagcagagccctgtcctgcctgtgaCAGGATGAGCTCGTCTTTACCTTCTCTTCCCACGGCTCCAGCACTCAGCCCCGTACTCAGCAAGGATGCCACGAGCCTGCTGCTAAAGTGACAGGGGAAAGGTCTTTgggggagctggcaggggaggTTGAATTGGTCTCCATCTCACTAAGACTTATTTTCCTTCTAGTCCCGCCAAGTCTGGGCTGTCACCCAGCATGGATAAAGCCATTGTTCCGTGCTCTGGGGAGGCTGCCTTGGTTCTGTGACCCGGAGAAACCCTTGGGAGCTTCACCAGGGGCTCTGCCCTGTTCCCCAGCAGCGCCTCGCTCCTCACCGATCACCAGCACCCAACTGGACCGTCTCGcctcccagcaccagcagcccgACCTGCCGATGGCTCAGCCCCGGCGGGGACCGGGGGCTCTGTGGGGAAAGGGGGATCTGCAGCAAGGAACCGGGCGTCTGAGACAGGGACCCCGgggcaggctggagcaggggtgCCGGGGCTCTGTCAGGGAGcggaggctctgcagaggggaagCGGGGTTTCTGTAGAAGCGGGAGCCCGCAGCGCGGCCGTCGGGGCTCCCGAGGGGTCCCCGCGGTGTCCGCCCCGTCGCGGGGCTCTCACCTGCttcccggcggcggcggccagCGACTTCTGCAGGAACTGCCGGAGCCGCGGGTCCGAGGGGGCGGCCGAGACGGTGCCGACGGCCAGGGCGATggagagcagggccagggcgCACTGGAGGCGGCACGACAGCATCTCGCCGGCGGGTCGGGCGCGgcaggcggcggcgggaggcgcTGGCGGCTCCGCTGCGGCTCGGCTCCGGCGTTGGGGATCTCCTCGCCGCCCGCCGCCTTTATAAACCCTTCTCCTGACGTCAAGGCGGGGGCGCCCCCCtcgccccgcgccgccggggGTGGGTCTTTGGGACGGGGGGGACCGGGACCGGGGATGCTCCGCTTTGCCCTGCGCCCGCCAAGCCTCCATCGTTCCCCCGGAGCTCCCCTCGCCTCCggccgcccgcagcccccgtCCCCAAATCACCGtccttccagagctcctgccGCTCTGCCAAAGCCCCTCGCCCCGGAGCTGGGTCCTGCCCCTCAGCTCCAGAAGCCGGGCAGCGGCAAAGGGCCCCCTTAAGGGCGATTGCCTCCGGCTCCTGCAGGAGGTGGCGGGTGCTGAGGTGCCCCTGGGGTTCTTTTttgcctgccctgcccctgtggGTCTCTCCGGCACCGGTCCGTCCCCAGACCCCTCCCGCGGGCAGCTCCGGGGCAGCGGGAGCATCCCGGGAGAGTTCCCCGGTTCCTGCCCGGCTCTGCAGCCCCGGGAAGCGATGACAAATTGGTGTTCTGGCCGGGGCGTGCTGGTCCCTGGCTGAGCCTGAGGGACCCTCGGCTCCATCTCAGGGTCTCTGGACGTGCTGGTGCCGTGGGATGCACCTGTCCCACTGGGATGGCCAGTCTCAGTCTCCACCactcctccagcctctccctgtgAGCTGCTGGTGCCCACAAAAGCTGCTTCAAACCCCCCGAAGGATCAGCCTCCTCAGCTGTCTCCCAGCTGGCAGGAACAGAGCAGGATGTGCCGAAAAGGGCCTCTGTTGTCATAAAAGGGGTATCAGAATCTCTCCTATCTCAATTTCCAGCTGAAGAAAGGCTTGAGGGGACAAGAATTTGAGTACTGTGAAAAGGTGCCCAGAAACCTTCAAAATGACATTTAGTTTCATGATGAATTAATGTGCATCCCCTGCCCCACTTTCAAccctggtgctgctgtctgGGTTTGCTGAGGCTGACCTGGGGGTATGAAGCCTGAAACAAAGTGCTCCTGCCCTGTTTCACAGTCCAACAAGAGGAATTGGTGCTGGTTTCTGGTTCCAGATGAGGCAGAACTTTGGGCTGCACTGTGACTGCCTTCCCTGGATGGTGCCTCCCTTCCTTTGTGCAGTGTGGCTCTGCAGCCTCGCATAGCTTTCATCCTCTTCATTCTTCCCAAATTGTGgagcaaaattaatgaaaatcatGAGAGAATAAGCCTTCATTTGTAGCACATGAGAGACCCTGAGGGTTTGGTTTACTTGTGCTGCATTTGTAGCAAGTTTTTCCCCATCAGCCTGACGTGAACAAGGCCAAGCTCTGTGCTTCTGGGACCCTGTCTGTCTTCTAGCAGTGATGTTGCTCTGGGGAAACCGGTGGAGAAGAATCAGCCCCTGCTCTGGTTTAGACAAATTCCCTTGCTTTGggcacaggacacagccccagaTCGAGGCTAAGGGAAGTGATCGGACCCAAAAGAGCAGATTGTCCCTAAGGACAATGACTATCAGATATTTCTCTCCACCAAGACCCTGTGTTAGCAGCTCGACCAGCgtctctctcctgctgtgggcaAAGAAGCAGAGCCAGTCCTGGGCATGGCAAATGGCCAAGGCAGCAGATGCCAGGGCATCAAACCTATCCTGGACCTCTTGCCTCTGCCTTCAAGAGAGGTTTGCAGGGGAAGGATTCTCCCAGCAACAATAATTTCACCACTTTTCTAGATGTGCCAGTAGCAGCAAGCCAGGCTCTCCCATTCTATTTGCACTGAGAATAGACCTGTTTTACAGCCCCCAGGCTCTCCTGCTCGGCACAGCCCAGCCATTCATGCTGCACTGCAAGTCTGGGCCAGCTTTGCAGAAGGCTCCAACTCCCCACCAGCtcatcccacagcccagggcagtgcaTCCTGCTTGGGTTCCAcactggagaggagcagagaaggaaatgggaGACAGCACTGTGTTATTTCACGCTCCCCTGTGGCTTACTGGAGGCTGTTACCTAACATCCCTTGCCAatgtgtgcacacagcaggCAACTCTCCAGGCTGGCATCCCTTCTGTCATTCAGTGTGTCACCccatggggatggggacacggaTGGGGACACTCCAGAGCTACCATCCTCCTGTGGCTTCCACAGAGATGGATCTGCCCTGAAGTGCCAGAAGGATCAGTTCAGCACCTGTATTTCTTAGAGCAAGGCAATAGGCTGGAGTGCAGCCTTGGGCTGCTGCATAGGATGGAGAGCTATGCTACATTTTATCACCCTTTGGACCCACCTGGACACCAGCATGGATACCAGAGCTGTATAAGCTGGCACAGTGAAGGAACAAGACGGACAACCCTACTGGGATTTTGCAGAGTTCCATAGCTCAGTGAAAGATGGATGGATTCCAGGTGGGCTGGCAGGGATGGTTTTAGGAAGTTGGTATGGTCATGCTGCCATCAAATAGGGGAAGATAGCAGACTTGATTCCTAAGTGGTTTTGAGAGGCCATTCTTGATGTCCTGCCCAAAcccaggctgctcagcaccTTGTTCTTCTCCAGCTACCCACAGCACCTCTGTGTGCATGAGTCCAGCTCTATTAGAGATGAAAGATAAGGACCAGAACTCTTCCTTCCTAGCTCCTGACTTCATTCacactttgttttcatttttgcatcTACCCAGCCCAACCCTTCCTGGCCACCTGGCAGTGCAGGGCATCCAGCCCCAGAGCAATAACGCCCAATGGGACTTTGGGTTAGGAGAAATGTTGTTGGAATTGTTGTGCTCCCTACAGTCCAGTTCCAGGCAAGCACACCCTCAGCCAcattgggaattcctgcctaTGATATTCACTGGCTGCTATGGCTTTTCCAGGCACATGAGGACAAGGCTTGGAAGACCAGGTGGGCTTTGACTCCATCTCTCAGTGCAGCACTGGAGCTGGGTGGCTGTCTCTCTGTTTCCCCCTCTTCCTCAGGGAGGCTGGAGGAATTATATCAGTGTCCCCCAGCAACAGGAGAACTATGACCACATGgaaatgttttggatttgtCCCACTGAATTTGAGAAGCTCacctgaggaaaacaaaagtatGATGGGTTTCTTCTCTCTGGTCACATGCCCCATCAGGACGTGAGTTGACTCCTGAGCTAGAGCAGCCTCAGAAAGGCTCTGACATCCACCTTGGCTGTATTTACTTTCTTGGGATTCAGCTGAAGttgtgaggctggtgaggcagGACCAGAGACAAAGCTTTGATGGCACTGTTCCCCTAGAAATATCAGCCTGTTTAAAGGAGAGAAACTGAACTCCCATCGGGTCAGAGCCTCGTTGACAGATACAATGTTGAATGAACCAAAGTTCTCAGGTAATGTTTGTGAGAATCCCTCTGATATTCtccttctgaaaaatgtttatgtttcttttcaaggaaaatctaaatgaaaaataccaCGTGCTTTGGTTCAGAAAACCACACTGTGCTGACCTGAAGGAGCCAGCAATGAGGGAGTGGAGAAAGGAAGTCCTTTTGCTCCATACAAGCCTGGACTGTCTCCTAGAGAGGACTCCTGGAGAAGGGGTGAGGGCAGACCTCCAGACGTCCTCATGACTCTGGTGCAGGCATGGAGCAGCCAGTGAGCTGCAGATTGATTTACCAGTtccaccttccccagctcctctaTGGGATCAGTGtgctctgaatattttttgcaCTCGTTCTCCAGCCAGATAAATCCATCATCCGCTCGGCTGTGGCAAAGGCAATTCTGTTCCTTTCCTTCTGCCGCAGCGCTGCAGGGCATGTGGCTTTGCCGACGATTGAATTCCTGGGACTGTTTCCTCACCCCCACGCTTGCAGCTCCCTCCGGGGACCCAGAGCAGCGCGGCAGTGCCGGGTCTGGGTGCACAGGCTGTGTGCTCAGCGTGCCCTCTGCTGTCACCGCAGCCGCCAGCCCGCCTCCTGTCGCCTTATCTCCCTCGCTATCACCCGAGAAACACTCCGcaccctcagctctgctttcacGGGCACGACAGGTTTGCCCTGGATCACTGCCTTGGCAGCAGGGAACGCGGCTTTTCTTCATATTGTAGTGCTCAAGCGGGTAGGGCTGAGCGGGGGTCTGGGGCCAGGGCGGTGACATTCCCGGCTCTGCCTCGGGACGTGCAGCCGGTGCTGTGGGGCAGCGAGGAACCTGCTACAGCCCCACAGCTCTAGCAGCTTGCTGGAAATCTGATAGAGCGGGTTCCTGGCCCGGGAGATGCAGGCGAGTGGAGAAGGAGTGTCAGTCGTGCCTGAGTGATGACAAAGAACAAGAGCTCGATAAGGGAGAGAGCCTCTGGCTGAACAGTACCATGTATCCCTGGAATGGGGCACGGAGACAGCAGCAATGTTGGGGTTGTACACGGGCTTATAACAGCCCTGTGAGGTTTCTGGTTTTATAGTAAAACTTGGGCACAGATCCAAAAGGATTTGCCTCTCCATTAGTTACAAGCTCCTGGGATTTCTGCTCCAGTAGCAGAGAAGGAAGGCAGTCAGGCTGTGGAGGTTCACAGAGGTGGAATTCCAGCACCTAATTTTTGAAATGTCTCGGTCTAAGAGCCCAAGTTGTGTTTAAGATTTCTGATGCTGCCATCTGAGATTTACTCCCAATTTCAGCCACCCGGGGTACTGTCATGGCATCCATAGGGCTGATAGCAGCTGCtttgaagggaaaagggaaagggagagggaaaagaaaggtgaAGGGAAAGACATGGGAAAGACAAGagaaacagcacaaacacaTGCATAAAAAAAAGGTGAACAGGCTGAGCTAAGAGTTATATACCAGGCATAATATGAGAGGTAAATACCAGAGTATTTACCTGTACTAGTGCAGTGGCTGCCAGGAGTTAGGGCTGTGTTTGGGACCAGAGAGAGAGATGCTGGCCTGAGCTGTGAGGAATTATTAGCACAAGGAAAGAGATGATGAGTACAAATGGATGAGCACACAAAATCAGGAAACAATACAGGACTCTGCTTTATCTCTGTATATAACTTCCTCTATTAACACCATCTCTGCTCATCATGGAAAAGGCTCTGGGGGGACCTTATAGCACCTTCCCGTACCTAAACGGGACTACAGAATGTCAGCGACGGATTTTTTTACAAGGATATGCAGGGACATcacaaaggggaatggctttaaactgataTACGATCAATTTAGGTTAAATACAAGGAAgcaattctttactgtgagggtggtgaagaATAGGTAACCTAGAGAGGCTGTGGTTGCT harbors:
- the SST gene encoding somatostatin encodes the protein MEPRVPQAQPGTSTPRPEHQFVIASRGCRAGQEPGNSPGMLPLPRSCPREGSGDGPVPERPTGAGQAKKNPRGTSAPATSCRSRRQSPLRGPFAAARLLELRGRTQLRGEGLWQSGRSSGRTVIWGRGLRAAGGEGSSGGTMEAWRAQGKAEHPRSRSPPSQRPTPGGAGRGGRPRLDVRRRVYKGGGRRGDPQRRSRAAAEPPAPPAAACRARPAGEMLSCRLQCALALLSIALAVGTVSAAPSDPRLRQFLQKSLAAAAGKQELAKYFLAELLSEPSQTENEALESEDLSRGAEQDEVRLELERSANSNPALAPRERKAGCKNFFWKTFTSC